AGGAGAattcccagagcatcccagagccagggcatCCCCGGGGTGAGACCCAGGAGCAGTGACATCCTCACCCAGGCtaggagctgctcctgccacagcaTCCAGGGCTTTGCCAGCCTGGAAAACCTCCTGCATcctgagggaatggctggagctgggccagggaggctgaggctggagatcaggaaaagcttccccagaggtgctggcattgcccaggctccccagggaatgggcacggccccgaggctgccagagctccaggagcctttggacagcgctgccagggatgcccagggtggggctgttgggggtctgggcagggacaggggttGGGAtgatccctgggggtccctccagctcaggatattctgggATTGAATTAACAGCTTTCATGACACAGGCTGGGTACACTTGGAATctcaggatggtttgggttggaatggaccttaaatcccatccatcccacccctgccatggcagggacacctcccactgtcccaggctgctccagccccagtgtccaacctggccttgggcactgccagggatccaagggcagccacagctgctctggcaattccagcccagccaggaattcccaattcccaatctcccatccatccctgccctccttcaTCTTAAAGCCTTAGGCCTGGGCTTTGGGATTTCCAGAGACGGCTGGAGGATTGCAGATTTCAGTTTTGGGAAATACAGGTTTTTGGGAAACCATAACGGAATACGGAAAACACAGCGTAACAAGTGTGAGTTAAAAATTCTAATCCTGAGTTCTTCTATCTCTTGTTGGTTTCAGACAGTGAGATGAGGGGAGTTTACCTGAGCTCCGTGCGCAGCCCCGCCCTCGGCAGCCGGTACAAAATGGTCCATCGGGAATTCAACCCCTCGGCCATCTTCTCCCaggtgggaagggcaggggcTCCTCTCCTTGGGGAGTTCCCCTTGTGGGACCACAGTGAGGGTCTTGGCCTGCTTTGAAGAGCAGTTACAGCCTTTTTTGGTAAAGTACAAGTTCCAACACAAaacttcagcctggagaagggcagGATCCAAGAaaacctcagagccccttgcagggcctgaaggggctccaggagagctgcagagggactggggacaagggatggagggacaggacccagggaatggctcccactgccagagggcagggatggatgggagattgggaactgggaattcctggctgggctggaattgccagagcagctgtggcagcccctggatccctggcagtgcccaaggccaggctggacactggggctggagcagcctgggacagtgggaggtgtccctgccatggcaggggtggccctgggtgggATTGAAGCCCCTCAGCCCCAGTGTCCATGTGTGGGGAGGGCTGGATAAGCCAAGGCCCTTTCTGGCGAGGAGCAGCAGAACCATTGCAGCTTTCCAAAACTCCCTGGCTCTGTTTTCCCCCAGATTCCCGAGCAAGACGTGGCTTATGCTGAGGACAGTTTCTGTGTtggggatgaggaggaggaggctcagAGTGGCTGCAGTGAGGAGGAAGTGTGTGTGAATTTTGACCTGCTCATCgctgagggcagcagcagcaggaagccgtACCTGACCCGCCGCAGGAAGAGGCTGaaccaggccaggctggcagggaaCGCTCCTGCCCCGGGCCACAAGAAGAAACCTTCCCGAATTATTGTCCTGAGTGACTCCAGCGAGGAGGagacgggagccagcagggagaagcccctggaagcagggcagggccaggggcagcTCCCCAGGGCCCTGCCCTCCGCCCCCTCTGCACAGcgcaggagcggggctggggaagCCACAGCCCCTCAGGCTGGGGGGCAGGACACAGAGAGGCTGCTGGGCCTGGAAGCTTCAGGGTCTGGGATGCTGGATCCCCCCCCAGAGCAGCCGGGCAGGAGCACGCCCGTCCCCCCAGctggctctggctgcaggagcacGGGTCTGCAGGCTGCTGGTCAGGTCAGTGCTCAGGGAAAGCAGGGAGCTTCCCTGTGGGAGAGAattcctgtgccagggctgttctgagggctgtcagcagcaggagtcagggaatcatggaatggtttgggttggaagggaccttaaagcccttCCCACtgcacccctgccatggcaggggcaccttccacagaccaggttgctccatcctggccttggacacttccaggaccATCTCCCTTTCCTTGCTGCTAGAAGCTTTGTACTCCCAGGGTAACCTGCAGTATTTTAGGACTGAACAAATTAAAACTGGGGTTAGGTTCTCCCTTGGTCTGACAGTCATGGAGGATCATGGAACAGCAGTGATTCCTTGGGTTTGTGTTAGAAAATCCTGGTTCCCTGTCTGAATTCAGGGCTTTCAGCACCTCCCTGAGGTTGGGTTCCTGATCTCTCACACTTCCCAGCCTGATCTCTGTCCTTTACAAGATCCAGGTCTTGTTGAACTTCTTAGtgaaagctgctgcttttgtcATCCAAACTCTGGGATAATCAGCTCAGCTCAGTGGGGAGACTGATACAGGGATTAAAGTGTCAATCTGAAAGTGTTGATACTGCAAAACATCCTTTCATTGATTTGAGATAAAACCCCCATAATCTGTGCTTTTCACCACTCACAGGTGTACAGCTCTTTGAAGAAGACCCAcgggagcagctcaggctcgGTGTGTCCTGCTGTCCCAAACCCTTCCTCAGCCACGGCTGGGATCTCCCGAGTTCCCGGGGAGCACAGCCCCTCCCTGGCTGGGATCTCCCGAGTTCCCGGGGAGCACAGCCCCTCCCTGGCTGGGATCTCCCGAGTTCCCGGGGAGCACAGCCCTTCCCTGTGCATCCTGGCGGACAGCCGGGAGATCTGCTCGGGGCCGGAGGTGCTCTCGTGCCTGCGGGCCGTGCACGGGCTCCGGGTGCAGGTCTGCTCCCTGGGCACCAGCGACTACATCGTCAGCAACCGCCTGGCCGTGGACAGGGTGCTCCAGTCggagctgcagagccctgggaacAGGAATAAACTCAGCCAGAGGCTGCAGCGCCTGCAGGGCATCTTCGAGAGGATCTGTGTGGTTGTGGAGACAGACAGGGTCAGGCCAGGTGGGTGCTGCCAGAATGCCCTGCTCTGAGGGACACcgggaatggcttcccactgccagagggcagggatggatgggatgttgggaattgggaattcctggctgggagggtggggaggggctgggctggaattgccagagcagctgtggctgcccctggatccctggcagtgcccaaggccaggttggacactggggctgggagcagcctgggacagtgggaggtgtccctgccatggcaggggtgggatgggatgggatttaaggtcctgcccaacccaaaccattgtggGATTCCATGTCAGGAACAAGCACAGTTTTATCCATGCACAGACATTTGTTTTAAtccaaaaatccaaactctGCAATGAAATGATTCCACTAGACAGTAACAGGGTCTTGCTTTCCTGTACTTCCACTCCTCAGGAGAAACATCCCGGTGTTTCCAGAGGACTCAGTACTACGATGGAGTGCTCTCAGCCTTGATCCAGGCTGGAATAAGGATCCtcttcagctcctgccaggaggaaactgctgctttgctgaaggagctggctctgctggagcacaggAAGGACGCTGCCATCCAGGTGCCAACGGAGCCGGAGGGGCACCAGCGGGACATCCTCAACTTCTACCTGAGCATTCCCAACCTCAGCTACGGAGCTGCCCTCAACCTCTGCCACTCCTTCGGCTCCATCACAGCTGTGGCCAACAGGTAACGCCAGCACAGGGCCTGGCAGGGGCTCCAGGGCCCTGCCTTccactcctcctccttccctagAGCCAGGGAGAGCCTTCCTGCACCTTTCCTGCCGggacagctgcccagggaatcCCTTCCTGCTGGGATCACATCTCAGGGAATCCCTTCCTGCACCTTTCCTGCTGGGATCACAGCTCAGGGAATCCCTTCCTGCACCTTTCCTGCCGGGATCGCTGCTCAGGGAATCCCTTCCTGCACCTTTCCTGCTGGGATCACTGCTCAGGGAATCCCTTCCTGCACCTTTCCTGCCGGGATCACTGCTCAGGGAATCCCTTCCTGCACCTTTCCTGCCGGGATCGCTGCTCAGGAAGAGCCTTCTCCACCCTCTCCCAGGAGCTGTCCCGTCCCATCTCTGCTCTTCGCACATTCCTGTCTCCCGTTGAACAGGCCAGGGCACTGACACGGGCTCTGCTTCcaccctccctcctgctgccccacgCTCTCTTTCCCTCTGACATTCCCTGTTTTCACTGCTCAGGTGTGCTGCCAGCCCTCGGGCACCTGTGCGGAGGTGACCGCAGCAGCTCCGGGTGCTGCCCCATCCCGGGCAGTGCATCCCGGGCTGCCGGTGCTGCCCCATCCCGGGCTCCCGGTGCTGCCCCATCCCGAGCAGTGCATCCCGGGCTCCCGGTGCTGCCCCATCCCGGGCAGTGCATCCCGGGCAGTGCATCCCGGGCTCCCGGTGCTGCCCCATCCCGGGCTCCCGGTGCTGCTCCATCCCGGGCAGTGCGTCCCGGGCAGTGCATCCCGGGCTCCCGGTGCTGCTTCATCCCGGGCAGTGCATCCCGGGCTCCAGGGGCTCCCGGTGCTGCTCCATCCCGGGCTCCACGGCTCCTCCGTTCCCTCTCTTGCAGCTCGGTGCCCGCGctggcggcgggggcgcggctGAGCCGGCCCCAGGCCGAGGAGCTCCATCGGTTCCTGCGCCACGAGTTcgacctgcagctgctgcctcagccccTGCCCGCCAAGGGGAAGAGCTGAGCTCGGCACTCCGGGCCCTGCACTGCACTTTACCCCGTCGGGATGGGATGTAAATGGTGTAAATAAACACTTGTCAAACCTCATGGTGTGGGAGCTGCACCGCGCCAGCTGGCAGTGCCCCGTGTGTCCCCGGGGTCCCCGGGCCGGGGGGGAGCacagctctggggcagggctgggggtgatCACCCCCAATTCCTGTAAAAACCACAAGAATGGCTCGAGTACTGCGGCAAAGCTTTGGGGAGTGACGGCGAGGAGCCATCACTGCGGCACTGAGCCCCGCGTTTCCAGGTTAAAGCGGGAATTGCCAGGTGTCCCGTGTTCCCGGGACAGGGTGGGGTTCTGGGGGGCCCCGGGCCAGCGCGGCCCCCGT
This window of the Anomalospiza imberbis isolate Cuckoo-Finch-1a 21T00152 chromosome 6, ASM3175350v1, whole genome shotgun sequence genome carries:
- the LOC137476491 gene encoding Fanconi anemia group M protein-like, encoding MGAGARELCPHTVTPASSTCVQGAGRQFLEEEAELSQLDAEGISSDESDGSAEELSPSLARFLNDEGEPTQALNDSEMRGVYLSSVRSPALGSRYKMVHREFNPSAIFSQIPEQDVAYAEDSFCVGDEEEEAQSGCSEEEVCVNFDLLIAEGSSSRKPYLTRRRKRLNQARLAGNAPAPGHKKKPSRIIVLSDSSEEETGASREKPLEAGQGQGQLPRALPSAPSAQRRSGAGEATAPQAGGQDTERLLGLEASGSGMLDPPPEQPGRSTPVPPAGSGCRSTGLQAAGQVYSSLKKTHGSSSGSVCPAVPNPSSATAGISRVPGEHSPSLAGISRVPGEHSPSLAGISRVPGEHSPSLCILADSREICSGPEVLSCLRAVHGLRVQVCSLGTSDYIVSNRLAVDRVLQSELQSPGNRNKLSQRLQRLQGIFERICVVVETDRVRPGETSRCFQRTQYYDGVLSALIQAGIRILFSSCQEETAALLKELALLEHRKDAAIQVPTEPEGHQRDILNFYLSIPNLSYGAALNLCHSFGSITAVANSSVPALAAGARLSRPQAEELHRFLRHEFDLQLLPQPLPAKGKS